A region from the Patescibacteria group bacterium genome encodes:
- a CDS encoding prepilin-type N-terminal cleavage/methylation domain-containing protein, producing the protein MNINNKGQTLIEVVLAVAIAVIVIYALVSLATISTLYAQSALRRAEAVKLANAGMESFRMERDIGGFDSDCLSPNGLNNTYIISSSPTTCAFLETSSNSYESITPRTNVIYRRSMIVANDGANKKNVMVTVKWSEGKSERKVSMTGVLTNWR; encoded by the coding sequence ATGAATATAAATAACAAGGGTCAGACTTTAATAGAGGTGGTTTTGGCAGTGGCTATTGCCGTTATTGTTATCTACGCTTTAGTTTCCCTTGCCACTATATCTACTCTTTACGCACAGTCGGCATTAAGAAGAGCCGAAGCGGTAAAGTTGGCTAATGCCGGGATGGAGTCTTTTAGGATGGAGCGGGATATAGGAGGGTTTGATAGCGATTGTTTAAGTCCCAATGGCTTGAATAATACTTATATCATTAGTTCCTCTCCAACGACCTGCGCTTTTTTGGAAACCTCCAGCAATTCTTATGAATCCATAACTCCGAGAACAAATGTGATTTATAGAAGGTCTATGATAGTCGCTAATGACGGCGCTAATAAAAAAAATGTTATGGTAACGGTTAAATGGAGTGAGGGCAAAAGCGAGCGTAAGGTCTCTATGACGGGTGTTTTAACTAACTGGAGATGA